One Oryza glaberrima chromosome 11, OglaRS2, whole genome shotgun sequence genomic region harbors:
- the LOC127755941 gene encoding anthranilate O-methyltransferase 1-like: MKIDRDFHMMKGDDKFSYAKNSRIQRRAILATRPMVEKAVREMCIDLHPQSMVIVDLGCSFGGNTLLFVSEVITTICENRNSALEESTMEVQFFLNDLPGNDFNQIFQSLEQFEQLTKQHCACRGLQPPPYYVAALAGSFYTRLFPSNTVHFFHSSMSVMWLSQVPENLDGSMNEGNVHIGATTRPMVAKLYQNQFEKDFMQFLRMRCREIVHGGRMVLTVVGRKSKDVFDAGRTTTIFELLSQGLRTLVAEGRVEKEKLDSFNIPIYCPSVDELKQLVWQNNLLDISDVQLFEMDGNPMDDLEPIEGTAATQATGQSMSATLRAAIESLIASHFGDSILDELFTVFARNFTSYIESEVEKSTITVITLYLQAKH, from the exons ATGAAGATTGATCGCGATTTCCACATGATGAAAGGGGATGACAAGTTCAGCTATGCCAAGAATTCTAGGATACAA AGAAGAGCTATTCTTGCTACTAGGCCAATGGTCGAGAAAGCCGTAAGGGAAATGTGCATAGATCTTCATCCTCAATCAATGGTCATCGTTGATCTAGGTTGCTCTTTCGGTGGAAATACACTCCTCTTTGTCTCCGAGGTGATCACCACAATATGTGAAAACCGTAATAGCGCTCTCGAGGAGAGCACCATGGAGGTCCAGTTCTTCCTCAATGACCTACCTGGCAACGACTTCAACCAAATCTTCCAATCACTAGAGCAGTTTGAGCAGTTGACAAAACAACATTGCGCCTGCAGAGGGTTACAACCTCCTCCATACTATGTCGCAGCTCTGGCAGGTTCCTTCTACACTAGGCTCTTCCCAAGCAACACAGTCCATTTCTTCCATTCGTCCATGAGTGTCATGTGGCTCTCTCAG GTCCCTGAAAATCTCGATGGCAGCATGAATGAAGGGAATGTTCACATTGGGGCAACTACACGTCCAATGGTGGCAAAGCTCTACCAAAATCAGTTTGAGAAGGACTTCATGCAATTCCTCCGGATGCGATGCAGAGAGATTGTGCACGGAGGCCGGATGGTGCTGACTGTTGTTGGGAGGAAGAGCAAAGATGTCTTCGATGCAGGAAGGACGACCACTATTTTCGAGTTGCTTTCACAAGGGTTGCGCACTCTTGTAGCTGAG GGTCGTGTTGAGAAGGAGAAGCTAGACTCCTTCAACATACCAATTTATTGTCCTTCGGTTGATGAGCTAAAGCAGTTGGTGTGGCAGAACAACCTACTTGATATAAGTGACGTCCAACTCTTCGAGATGGATGGAAACCCCATGGATGACTTGGAGCCAATAGAGGGCACTGCTGCCACTCAGGCCACTGGACAGAGCATGTCTGCGACCCTAAGGGCAGCAATAGAGTCCCTTATAGCAAGCCATTTTGGGGATTCAATACTCGATGAGCTCTTCACAGTTTTTGCGCGTAATTTTACTAGTTATATTGAGAGTGAGGTTGAGAAAAGCACCATCACTGTCATCACACTGTACTTGCAGGCAAAACATTAG